The Vitis vinifera cultivar Pinot Noir 40024 chromosome 1, ASM3070453v1 DNA segment taaaattttaatgataatGTTGACCTTGTGACTGCCACTGTTCCTTTGGAGCCTTTTCCTATCACAAGAGTGCAATCATACATGCAATCCACAATACCTTGGTGGAGAAAAGCTGGATCATTTTAAGTACTTAAAAGGCTAGATCAGTGAAAATATTCGTGATTAAAGATTCAGACTCTTTTAACTTTTATGATTTAATGGGTTTAGTTTAGAGGAATGTTTTGCACAGTACCATAAAACCATGTTTACATGTAAAAGTATCTGCGTCCAAGTAAATTATATTGCAAGAAATTTTGCACagatttaatttgttaattagtGAAGTAATTGGGTAACCAATCTTCAAATGTAAATGTTTTGTGTCATAGTCCTCTTGAGTTCTATTTGCCTGAAGTAGTTCTTATTTGTCAGCAACCAGGCATTGGAGGTGAAGTGGTGCCGCACCAGGATAACTCATTCCTTTATACTGAACCACCAACTTGCACGGGCCTGTGGCTGGCGCTAGAAGATGCAACAATTCTAAATGGTTGCCTCTGGGCCATTCCTGGATCCCATAAAAGTAGCTATCTTTCCCTTAAGTTTCTCATTAATGTTTCTTCCCTTGAGCACAAGGAAGCATGCATGACATCGGGTGTAATTTAACCTTGGCTTCTTTTGTGGTGTTTCCAGATGGACTTGTGAGAAGGTTCATCAGAGGTGATGAAGGGGTTTACTTCGATCAGCCTTCCCCATCATATGATGATAAAGATTTTGTGCCTGTTGAAGTGAAAGCTGGCTCTTTGGTTGTCCTTCATGGCGATCTTATTCATCAAAGGTAAGTTATCTTAAGGAATTTTCTTTACAGCTGAAATAGCCTTTAAGCTAAAAacttttcctcctttttttgttttcttgattcTAGTTTTGAGAATCAGTCCCCAAAATCAAGGCATGCCTACAGCTTGCATGTGGTGGATACGGATGGCTGCAAATGGGCCCAAGAGAACTGGTGAGTATGcaagaattttttattgttttatccCTTTCCCTTGATAGaatctttctttattttgtgtTTGATTATAGTACTCTGAAAATTGTTATAACTTAACTGACTCCTCTGTGGGGGAATAGGAGTATCTCatattcaataactttttttctGCTTTATTTCTACAATATTAGTATCTTCTGAAAAAGTTGGCATGTGTACTTGCTGTGAGAGGATTTGATATCTGGTTCTCCTGCTGGTTTTCttgtaatttatttacttcTATTAAAGTAGTggtattttgtttcaaattttaggCTTGGTTGGTTGTCTATTACTACACCTATAGGTTATGGTTGGACGAAAATCTGTTCTTTTTGCAGGAAAGTAGAGTTCCTAGTTTGAACCTAGTTATTTTGTTCAGCATTTTTTAGACCTTATCGGAGGAACAAGGAAACTAAACTGATTTGAGTCAGTTATCTTAAATTAATCTGAACAGGCCAGCTATATTAGTAGCCTTAGTCTTGTTCTCAGAAAATTGTATGATGTTGGACTTCCTGTGATTCAACTTCTTTGTACCAGCCTACTGGTTTATTTCTAATGTCTGCCATTGTTTGTGTTGAAACTGTTATCAGGATCAGAAGGAAAGTGGACCCTGAGCCTCTCTATGAATCTTGATCCGAAGCCCGGCAGTCCATCAGTTGATAGTCATTCGGAAGGCTGCCCATGTCTGTCATTCAGTCGCAACTTTGTGTTCTTACTTCTTAGTCATCTGTACAATAGGATCCCTGCTTGTGAAATAAAGAATTACAACATAAACTTACTGTGTTATGAGATGCAACACGTGCATGAAAATAtgtgataactattttttatttaataattgttgTCCTACATATCTGTACTATGTCATCAAGCAATGCTCTGGTGTAATAAATTTTTCCTCCAAACAGTTGCCCATTTGGATCTATCTGTACAACCATGTAGCGCAACTGCAGGCAAACTCCAGTCCTGAATCATTTTGGTAATCAAGAGGCAGTTTGGGTGacaatttgtttatttatcagAGATTGAGCACGACCCAATTTCTTAACAGAATAATGTTAATTAAAATTCTTCCATCAACTACCTATTTACATGGCAAGTGATGATTAGATGCCAAAGAATTCTGTATCCATTTTTTAACACACTCAATTACCATTTGCCATGTAAATATAGATAAAGAATATAGTAAAAGTAGTAGTAAGCATAGCAGTACTCTTCTTAAAATCTTACCCAGTCTATCTTTcctgtcatttttttttctcctagtGTGATGAAATCCCAATCCTGGACTGAAAGGTGGGTCTCCAGGCAGCTGAGCAGATCTTTAGGAATTATTAAATCTCATGCATTATTTCTTTGTCACTAAAGGACTTTGATGGGACGGGGGCGGTCCATATCATATTCATATCTAGGATGTTTGTGCCTTTGTGGTGGTGTTTTGTTACACATTAGTCAATATTCATTATTTCTTGCTTTATAGTAGGAGTAATTACATGCAGATTATTCCAAACAGGTCCTAAGtcggaaaattttgaaattcaaacaGGGTATTTGTTTATAAAACAAAGGGTGTCTGGGGTACAGAGGAAATTGTGGACAGAATTAGTTTGTTATTGTCTTATTGAGACAATGCAGGACGGTGTAGGTCAGGGTGAAGGACTCAGCCCCGCCTCCCTCCTTTCTCCATAGGGCATTAAATGCTTGGGTTTTAAGGAGCCACTTAGATTTTCACTAGATCGTGGTCGGTCCCTTACAATCTCCCCCTCTGTTCATTTCCCTCCCCCTTTCTCTGCTTCTCCATCCCTCACATCTATTATCCTATCGAGTCCATGCTTTCTTGCAAGACAATGCTTTGTTTGCGATATTAAATGTTTTCTTTACTGTGGAAgccaaaagaaaatagaaagagcaaaaaggaaaatatataggCTTGGGTGGGAGCATATCTACTTGCAATAAGCAATAAATATCCAACTCTGTTTTGGGAATCTTCAAATGGGACTCATGTAACAACAGGGTGAGCAAAGCACTTCCCATTGAATCATTGATGATTGATGTCTTCCAACTCATTATTATTGACTTTGGAAGGGTGGGGTGGGTTGTACTTGTGGCCTTGAGATGATTATGGGACATGTGACCAACCGTTTCATTTCTCCCCCTTGGTGATGTCACTTGGTACCCCCCAGGAGCATCCCCCAACATAACAGTGGTCGTGATTGTAGCCATGATTTCCGGTTGGCATTTCCCaagtttgattttctttgggaGGTTCGGTCAAATGATCTCAAATCTCTTATTACTTCACTCACTTCCTGAAGCCTAAAAGTCTTGAGTTTATACCCTCTCCTTTCCATCCATGACTTTTCTCCGCACCATCTCAACTGATGGCTTACAAGTTCACATGGGTGTGTAATGGGACAGCAATAAAAGGAATCAACATTCTGTTGGTAATTATAATCATCATGTAAAATAGGTAAAAAGTATGAGTTTGtctgaacaattttttttcttttcaaaaatatttgttaCTTTCAGGATGGCTGGTCATCCGTATGTCACGGGATGTAATGGCATCCATGTACAAAAATCATTCTTGAATTCCTCATTGTTAATGTTCCACTCTATCCCCCTCCGTAGAATTTCTGTCTTTCTAGTTTCTAATTCTAGGGCTATGGAACAAGCCTTCCCATTTTGTACATGGACCCTTAATTTGTTTCTTTCTCCTTCTTTGGCATggctttctttgtttttctgaGTTGGAATAATGCAGCCTTTCTCagctttccatttttctttctccttaGCTAATAGAGAATTCTATAAGATGGGGTGTTTTagtattttcctttataaaaaaataatgttactcatgcatgaaataataatatttttttgaagataTATTGACTGCCATGGCCTCTAAAATAAGGAACTACATTGGTGTAAGCGACATGGTCCAAATGCAATTTAGGGCAATGTCTTCCATCAAAACATAACTACATGTCCCTATCCTAGTGTTGCACCTTGGCATGATATAAACGGTTAAGAACAGTAGCAGATTCCAACGGAAAAAGCAAACCTAAGTCGGATTTATCGTCATACATAAACAGCAAAGCAATTAACTGTGACCACATGGGTCCGACCTGCTTTCTTCTCACTTGTTCAGAGGAACTCAAAAAACTGGTTTGGAGTGAAGTTGGTGTCTATGGTTGTGATGGGTAATCCATTCTCCATCTCAGCCACGCTAATGATTTCATTAGCAGCATTGAAGCTCTGGCCCCCCTGAACTGGGAAGAGTTGAAGGGTTTGAGACTCCCTGGTTTCATGTTCGAGGTGGGTGTTGGGTCTGAGACTTTGAGGGCTTAATGGCTTCTGCTTTGGGTATATTGTATTCAATGCTTCGGCTACGGTGGTTGTGGTTATGGTGTCTATAAGTTGGGAAGGAGGAGAAGAGGTGAGCCCCATCAACTGCCATGTGGCCTGCCTTTCTACTGTGCTTCTTGTCTGCTGTAATTCTCTCTCCTCAAATTGAAACCACACATCTGTTCTACTTTCTGCAACCGCTGCTCTCTGTATTGAAACAGATTCctgaaaaaattacaaataataaaagcGAGTTAAACCTACAGTGTCCAAAGAATCCTAACGCTTTCATAACAACAGCCCCAACAGAAAGTGAGGAAGGCAGCTTTTGAACCCTTCTCTTTTTTCCAATATACAAAAGCCTTGCTCATCTCCTCACTCTTTTGCCTTTCTTCCTTCCATCTCCATTACTGAACTTTCTTTTGACCTTTTGAATATCAAATAATTAGCTTCTAATTTTCTTCGTAatatgtattgtttttttttctcttttcaaacAAGGAAACTTTTGTCTCCAAGGTCACATTTTTGGTGAGCCAAGTTGAATGCATGAGCAAGGACAAAGATGATACTACAAAGACCTCAGAGAGTGTACTGCAGTTTGAAGAGGGCACCACCCAGTTCTTTGTCTGTTCAACTTCAATACATGTCCTTCTCAGCACTGTAGACATGAAGAAAACAAAGTAAATTCCACTTTATATCTCAAAGATTCAAACAAAAGGTGAGAAAGCAACaaagctctctctctctgtcgCACGCACACACATTCCAAAACTTCGTCACTGTTGTGATTTTTGTAGTGTTCCACTTCTACTTCAACATGGATTACATTTGATGAAAAAACAAGTATGGTCGGAGCAGATTATAATCACTGTGTGGGTGTAGTACCTGATTCTTTCCTTTCTAGGCTACCATTATCACGCTGTTGTTCTTCAGAATCTGACTCCAACTCTCTACGGCGTTTCTGGCGTTCTCGCGCTTTATGATTTTGAAACCAGTAAAACACATTCTTCCCTTCAATCTTGCCGAACAGACGAAGTTGTGCAGCAATTTGTTGGATTTGTTCAGCAGTGGGTGTTCGCGTTCCTCGTCGATACAGCTCCTCCAGGGCTTGTAGCTGCTCTGGTGTTGGATTCCACCTTGAGCTCCCGAAGGGTTGTGTGTTGAAATCTGTCTTTCTTTGCTGATCAGATGTACCACCTACGAAAGCCATAACAGCACCATCCAGGCATCAAACTTCAAATACTTaaagaggggaaaaaatgaTTGGAAACTGactaaaaatgaagaaaataatgcaTATACCCAGATGGTGAttcaatgcaaaaagatcagtGCCATGAAGGTGACTAATACAAGGAGAGATTGCCACTGTAGAATTCACTGTAATCTTGGGGAGGACAGAAGCATTAGGCCTTGGAACGAGAGGCCGAAGTTTCCGACCATGGAAGGAATCAGACATGGTAAGGTCGCTGCTATCACTAGAATCCATCGTCCACATGGTACTAAGAGTGTGCTTCGTAGGGAAATGGGTAGTAGAGTGGACAAGAAGAGGGGCGTTGAGAGCTTCAGAGGTGTAAAGTGGACAAGAAAGAATGAGAGATTAAATGGAGAAAGAAGAGTTCTGGTTTTGAAAcagaagaaaagtgaaaagggaACAAGGAATATAGTAGGTTGACCATGGTCTCTTATTTATGAATTGTGAGAGAGACGGGGTATGTAGTAACAAGGACAAAGCAAAAGCAGAGGGGGAGCATACAAAGCGTGGAATTCTGGGAGTTATTGGAAGGCGGGGAATAACAACGACGTGACCATATTATGACCCTGTAGTTGTTTGCTTCTTTGCCTCTTCTCCTCCCACACTACACTATTACTACTTCACTTTGTATAGTTCCTTTCAACCCTTGACACAACCCCatctttctctctcattctttatcctttttccttcatttcctcccccccttttttttttttttttgttcccatTTGAAAATGGAGACTTCTAGCCTTTTTGTGTCCGCTAATCATTCTGGAACATATTATTGTTGAATTAAATGCAGATAATagaatttggaaattttatcaGGATGCGGTCCAACTGGTTATCATTATGTTGTGAAGCTTGTGCTACCGGTCATACATGGCCTAACCTCTCTAGGACATGGAACACATGGGAACAAAAATGTCCTCTTTGGCCAACCTGTGGATTAGACATTTAGAGGCTGAATTATGCATGCCTTGCTTTActcatattcaaaattattgAGGGACGATAATATTTTTGGTTCCATATGCCTACTCTTTCTTGCTACTGCTGTCGGCAACCCCATGCACGGAACATATAGCGAATCTAGACATCATAGATCATAATCTCTACTTATAACAATCTGTTGTGGTTACTAATATATCCACATATATCAGCTGCAAGACTTCAACTTTCAGAGGTCATGAGTTTTGATCCATCTCTTCATAGTTAAGTGTCTATGGCCTAAGGTATCCCGGGGGAATCCAGGACAGTCTGTATATGGTGATGAGCTTTCAGTACAGATGGgtggaaaattatttatcagACAAGCAGGCATACTTTTCTTTTTGGGTAGGGgagaatataaaagaaaacctaaaaaaGACATGAGTGATAATGGCAGTGACAAATATCACTATTAATTTCTGCTTCTATTTTTACTGGAGGTGTTGATATGtttgcccaaaaaaaaaaagggggaaaagaaATGAGCATGACATTGTTATTTTTTGTCTGAAATAAATTCAAAAGTGCAATGCCATGTTCAGACTACTGGCAAATTGAGTACATGTTTACTGCTATGAAGCAAGCTGTGGCCAGTACATGCCCTGAAACTGTGGCCAGACTGGCCCATGCATGCCAGGTAGATTCTCCCATCTGATGCATTGTTTTCAGGTTCAAGTCTCATGCCTCAAACAATTGAACTATGGAAAATGGAAGCCCTGAagattattgttttatttatctGTGTTTGAATACACAACAAGATTGACAAGATACATGAAGCACCTGCCACCAGATGTAGGAGCTGAGAATTGTGATTCCAGAGGAGGTCTGTTTCTGCATTAGAGGCATAATGATTTTGATTTCTAGACTTTGGAATGTTGTTAAATTCATCTTACTTCTTACTTCAAAGCTGGCAGTTCTTTCAAACTAGACAGTTTCAAGGATTCTGCATCTGAGTCGAGAAGTTCTGCTCAACTTTGTCCATGTGCTAACAATGTTTACTCTTCTGAGTTTTGGGGCAGATTAAATTTTTCAACATTCGAGAATTTCAGTCAGTTTAGAtcttttccacataaaaatccaAGCAATTCAAACTAGTATAAAAGGATTGATATCTGATTGCAGtgaagtaaaatgaatttaaaaataaaaagcaagtatAGGATTCCAAGAGCTGGTGTACTGCAATGATGGACTGCTCATTTCAAAGagcagcaaaaaaaaaaaaaaaaaatgtagatggAATTGTATATGCTCAATAAGGTCTCCTCGTGCATGGTCAAAGGAGACTGTTGTCATTGGGCTTTGTGATACCCTCGCTTTTGTTTCATCAGGTAGCACAGAAGGATAGTTGCAGGGGTAATTAAGAAAGCCTAATTTTATACCCAATGGAAAATTTATCCCGTTACTATTGCTCCTTCAGACTCCAGTTAATGAATGTTGCCACTggtatacaaaaaaaaaatggcccATCTCCAATTTATACAATATTTTGGACAACAAGGGCATTACATTTTTGCTGTAGAAAAATATCCCAGGAAACCCAATATTCAGATCTTTGAACTGAAGTAAGCCGATCCAAGATTCCAAGCCTCTGTATTTGTTTATCTGGGTACCATAGCCATGTTGGTCTTTTGAATGAAGGCTGCAGGTCCTTgagaaaaatcaattaaatgcACAATCGACTTGAATATTTGCACTATTCAAGTAGTTTATTACAGGTTCCTACACCAACAGCCGCAGCGAGATGCCAAGCGGCATGAATGAATGGAGTTCTGGGAAAGACGTCATCAGCAATGAAAAGAGCACCCCCCAACAGTGATGACATCTTATGGACATTGTGGACCATCCTCAGGTCTGGATCATCTAATGCTCTTTTTGCAAATGCGACCTGGAAGGAATATATAGAATGAGAAGTCATTCCAGCAAGAGAACATCATGACCCCAAATTTTGAGGACAAGATCACTCTGGACAACATTGCTAACTTAATTTGTCATCGGGACAGCAAACTAAGTGAATAGAATAGCTGCAAGTGAGAGGTGCTTGATATGGATAAAGGTGTGTATTCCATTTGTCAAGCTTCTATTTGCAACCCTCATCATTAGCAGCAAACACAGACATTTCAATAGCTTTGAAGATAAAATGTTAATACTTCATAGTGATATAACTGTAACCATGTGATGAATAGATTGTCAGTGATCACAGATTACAGTCAATGACAATGACTCATAAACTAGTCAAGTAAACATGAATTCAATTGCATTGGTAAAATAGCAGATGTCCCCACCAAAAGGACCaacaaaatgatgaaattatatatacataGCTACTGTCTGGAAATACAGATATGCACAGCAAAAGCAGTTGTTGTGCCAGCAGAATGATATTCCAAATTTCAGGCATCAATGCATTATCTATCCAAATACTGGAGAACATCACCCAACAGTGCTCATTAGCTCACATAGTACAAAAGGAATGACATACTTGGTCATTATATGGTGGATGGAAACAATTAACAACCATCAAATCATCAAAAGAGGAATGTACAGAGTGAATTTCCACTGCAGTATGTATGGTTTCTTAAATCACCAAAAAAAAGTAGGCTTAAAAGGccaattgaatttcaatttccttaaaaatattagGTCAAAAGGCAGATGGTTACCTCCATCATCCCAGTATGAACGGCTGAAACCATCAGAGGCTGGATAGGCAGAAAAAAGGCCGATGCTGCCATCAACAACTTTGGATTCTCATTTCTGATAGCTCTTGATAGACACTGCCAAAAGATTCCAATTTTGGGTTACATGTCCAATTGAGCAACAAGAAGATCTTGGAGCAAAAGTCAAACAGTGGAACTAAGATTTAGGAAGGAAGATCTGTAAACCTATGAAACATGTAGAAAACTTTTCTATAGtacaatattttagaaaaacttCTTGATAGGCAAagaaagaattaattaaaaagaatttttagaatttgtttgatCGGAGTGCCTTGAAAATGACACTCtcttttataactaattatttattGTGCATGTAATTGTGACAGTCAGTGCCCAATTGGAATCAAGGTAAAAAATAAAGTTGCTCACCTAGGTTTTAGCTAAAAATTAAGGTCTTAgagaaagcaaaaggaaaatataaaattcagaCAGACAACACAAATAATTAGGACAAGCTTAATTAAATTGATCTAAATGACCACAAAGTTCCAAACTCCAATGAGTATTCACACTCAACTACCTGCAAATAGAATGACATAAGTACTCCCACCAAGCACACACAAAAATGGAAAGCTTGTCTCCCTTGTACAAAAtattaatcaataaattattttctgcACACCAAACAATTATTCCAGGACACAGCATGGTAGCACATCCATCACTTCTTCACAAATATATCAAATTGGAAAAAGCAATTTGGCATCATCTAACAACAAGTTGAAGCTAAATATTCAGTCCGTAAAGAGAATGAGacaaaattaattctatgtaaagaaaaatttagtCGGGACTAATTTATTTGTGTTGTTTAACACTGACAAATTATGATTCTAATATGTCATGTATTATCAAATTCATTATATATGACAAAGTTTCAACATACAAAAATAACCTTCTGCATCTGttacttaaaattttgaacaaGTTCTAACTTACAACTGTTGCTGTGGCTATCATTGTATAGTCAGCCCACCTCAAATACTTCCTCAGTTTTCCTCTTGAAGAGTGGTATAAACCTGAGGCAATCCCAACTCCAATTAATGAATTAGCATACAACTTGCAGTTAAGATTCTTCCTGTGCCATAGGTAAAAGCAAGTAATCAGATGCAAGAAATGAATACTAGATGGTAATGGTGCtcattatggaaaaaaaaaaaaaaaaacctacctTGGGGCTTGAATTCCAAGAGCAATAAAGGGAAGTGAAGTAAGAACATTAGCAACTGTTTCCCCAAGACTCTCATCGCCTAACAGAAGTGAGAAAAAAACTGTGAGTAAACATATAGTTTTGCTCAAGAAATCGGAACCAATGGATAGGAAAAGATGACATatcaaacaagaaaaagaatttgATCTACAATACCATTAAGACAACATCGAACGGGTCTCAGACATGCTGGTCTTTGCTGCCATACTCTggaagaacatattgatgataGGATATTGTAAGTGGCATGGAACAAATTTG contains these protein-coding regions:
- the LOC100250994 gene encoding WUSCHEL-related homeobox 1, giving the protein MWTMDSSDSSDLTMSDSFHGRKLRPLVPRPNASVLPKITVNSTVAISPCISHLHGTDLFALNHHLGGTSDQQRKTDFNTQPFGSSRWNPTPEQLQALEELYRRGTRTPTAEQIQQIAAQLRLFGKIEGKNVFYWFQNHKARERQKRRRELESDSEEQQRDNGSLERKESVLRRTCIEVEQTKNWVVPSSNCSTLSEESVSIQRAAVAESRTDVWFQFEERELQQTRSTVERQATWQLMGLTSSPPSQLIDTITTTTVAEALNTIYPKQKPLSPQSLRPNTHLEHETRESQTLQLFPVQGGQSFNAANEIISVAEMENGLPITTIDTNFTPNQFFEFL
- the LOC100249059 gene encoding uncharacterized protein LOC100249059, which encodes MSHQSKSNPSRALDGVHGVRVVPHSPFALEEITKPGDFDRSTCERSSIEANQRLLMQVWQQRPACLRPVRCCLNGDESLGETVANVLTSLPFIALGIQAPRKNLNCKLYANSLIGVGIASGLYHSSRGKLRKYLRWADYTMIATATVCLSRAIRNENPKLLMAASAFFLPIQPLMVSAVHTGMMEVAFAKRALDDPDLRMVHNVHKMSSLLGGALFIADDVFPRTPFIHAAWHLAAAVGVGTCNKLLE